In a genomic window of Pedobacter sp. KBS0701:
- a CDS encoding rhamnogalacturonan acetylesterase: MYKTILPDLAAKPNDMSIQKFIKPFIFLGLMVNLSQAQEKNSYQLDFGPGKVVKGYTQVLPNDAYSKEKGFGFDFDSKVEGINYDGKNLLTSDLVKSSKPFYFSVSVPEGNYKIKVTLGDPKAEMLTTVKAESRRLMLENVKTTAGQSLTKTFIVNVKDRHIAGEQAVSLKPRELTKLDWDDKLTLEFDHQTALQALEITRVEDQITVFLAGNSTVVDQDDEPWASWGQMIPRFFKPGVAIANHAESGLTLGSFLGSKRLAKILSIMKPGDYLFIEFGHNDQKDKGPGDGAYQSYTERSKTFISEVKKKGGIPVVVTSTSRRSFGAAGKIVNSLGDFPDAARKVAGEEKVALIDLNAMTSTLFNALGEGPSKKAFVHYPANSYPDQDKALADNTHFNPYGAYEIAQCIILGIKEQQLGIAKYLVDDLPKFDPTKPDDPANWHWPESPKSSVVKPDGN, from the coding sequence ATGTATAAAACCATTTTGCCAGATCTTGCAGCAAAACCAAACGATATGAGCATTCAAAAGTTTATTAAACCATTTATTTTCCTTGGTTTAATGGTCAATCTATCACAGGCGCAGGAAAAAAACAGTTACCAATTAGATTTCGGACCTGGAAAGGTTGTTAAAGGTTATACACAAGTTTTACCTAATGATGCTTACAGTAAAGAAAAAGGCTTTGGTTTTGATTTTGATTCGAAAGTTGAAGGTATAAATTATGACGGGAAGAATCTTTTAACTTCAGATTTGGTTAAGAGCAGTAAACCATTTTATTTTTCGGTTTCGGTGCCTGAAGGGAATTACAAAATCAAGGTGACACTTGGCGATCCGAAGGCGGAAATGTTAACTACGGTAAAAGCAGAATCGAGAAGGTTGATGCTCGAAAATGTAAAAACCACGGCAGGACAATCGCTAACCAAAACATTTATTGTAAATGTTAAAGATAGACATATTGCTGGAGAGCAAGCGGTTTCACTAAAACCACGCGAACTTACCAAGCTTGATTGGGATGATAAACTGACTTTAGAATTTGACCATCAAACCGCCTTACAGGCACTCGAAATTACGAGAGTTGAGGATCAGATTACGGTTTTCCTGGCAGGGAATTCAACAGTTGTGGACCAGGATGATGAACCTTGGGCATCGTGGGGGCAAATGATCCCGCGGTTTTTTAAACCAGGGGTTGCCATTGCCAATCATGCTGAATCGGGCTTAACATTAGGTTCGTTTTTGGGGAGCAAGCGTTTAGCGAAGATTTTAAGTATAATGAAACCTGGCGATTACCTTTTTATTGAATTTGGACATAATGATCAAAAAGATAAAGGACCAGGCGATGGTGCGTATCAATCGTATACTGAAAGATCAAAAACATTTATTTCGGAAGTAAAGAAAAAAGGTGGAATTCCGGTTGTGGTTACCTCAACGAGCAGAAGATCTTTTGGGGCAGCCGGAAAAATTGTAAATTCTCTTGGCGATTTTCCTGACGCAGCACGGAAGGTCGCTGGCGAAGAGAAAGTGGCTTTAATTGACCTGAATGCTATGACATCAACTTTGTTTAATGCATTAGGGGAAGGGCCCTCAAAAAAGGCGTTTGTCCATTATCCGGCCAACAGTTATCCTGACCAGGATAAAGCATTGGCTGATAACACGCATTTTAACCCTTATGGTGCTTATGAAATTGCACAGTGTATAATCTTGGGCATTAAAGAACAGCAATTGGGTATTGCTAAATATCTGGTAGATGATTTACCAAAATTCGATCCCACAAAACCAGACGATCCTGCAAACTGGCACTGGCCAGAGAGCCCTAAAAGTAGTGTAGTTAAGCCAGATGGAAATTAG
- a CDS encoding BamA/TamA family outer membrane protein, with amino-acid sequence MKAYQNSINIKLKSTAILLFIIVLIQACSSTKYIADYQSIVKKVTIDSVDAKFEEQAYNYVQKDIRPASKLSIQVPLYNLFNTKDGRYKTSDIKPFGTPPAILDSTLVEISRTQIQKFLKSKGYRQAEVTSAIKIADKKAEIVFSAKPGPAYFIEKLSDSIPNRNIKNLYESNKAKITHLHKGMQYDEDSLTYEREQIYRIMKENGYFYFLRPYVNFDVYGAEPTSKTNKIDLNLNVANPNDGEHKQFNIGYTHMIIAPNPDGFPDSVRYKLSKDTVNGIIFTDFSKRYRRNPIVRYDFLKQGELYDIRNENLTYDRLYELNIFKNVKIDYFRRDSTSNKVNAVIQLIPQKVMTNRVEGEVPFNGGTVGFTIGNTYTNNNIFRGAERFELQVKGGLQSRIGNGAKPFSDIYQRDFSISSSITVPRLMIPFYNPVLGGNGMPHTTFSSSYIYALQKDVSVRRIFINSITYDWFETKSKLHSFTPLNFEYRFGYLDPNVDAQTVLNNLYYSTLLGRKDLTLGMKYTYTLNANKLNEYRSFVYLRAGMDIAGNMLQGISSLIGKKGDPANNDPARILGLPFNQYMRPEVDLRWYKHLGGERQFVARLNAGVAYAYGNSVLTGIPFEKQFFAGGSSGIRAWQARTIGPGNYDRGILRSDTLRKAFFGLDQLGTMRIETNFEYRFTVAKKFFGATLKGAAFVDIGNVWNLRKGESILVATPALDEQTVFKLSKFAQQLAVGTGLGLRYDVQYFVFRFDVGLKLKDPQFTGSDQWVISKFLSGARDFKDSYNATHGPDTYRFIQYNFGIGMPF; translated from the coding sequence TTGAAAGCATACCAAAACTCAATAAATATTAAACTGAAAAGCACTGCAATATTACTATTTATTATTGTTTTAATTCAGGCCTGCTCGTCAACTAAGTATATTGCCGACTATCAATCGATAGTGAAAAAGGTAACTATTGATAGCGTTGATGCTAAGTTTGAAGAACAGGCTTATAATTATGTTCAGAAAGATATCAGGCCAGCTTCTAAGCTGAGTATTCAGGTGCCGTTATATAACCTTTTTAATACAAAAGATGGTCGGTATAAAACCAGTGATATTAAGCCTTTTGGTACACCTCCAGCCATTTTAGATAGCACATTGGTCGAAATTTCGAGAACCCAGATACAGAAATTTTTAAAAAGTAAGGGTTACCGCCAGGCGGAAGTAACTTCTGCCATAAAGATTGCGGATAAAAAGGCCGAAATTGTATTCAGTGCAAAACCGGGACCTGCTTATTTTATCGAGAAACTTTCTGATTCGATACCAAATCGAAATATTAAAAACCTTTATGAATCAAATAAGGCTAAAATAACCCATTTACATAAGGGAATGCAGTACGATGAAGACTCTTTAACGTATGAAAGGGAACAGATTTACCGCATTATGAAAGAAAACGGATATTTTTATTTCTTAAGGCCTTATGTTAATTTCGACGTTTATGGTGCAGAGCCTACTTCTAAAACCAATAAAATTGATCTGAACCTGAATGTAGCCAACCCTAATGATGGCGAACATAAGCAGTTCAATATTGGATATACCCACATGATTATTGCACCTAACCCTGATGGTTTTCCTGATTCGGTGCGTTATAAGCTGAGTAAAGACACGGTTAACGGCATTATATTTACGGATTTTTCCAAACGTTACCGCAGAAACCCGATTGTGAGGTATGATTTTCTGAAGCAGGGAGAACTTTACGATATCCGGAATGAAAACCTCACTTACGATCGGTTATATGAGCTCAATATCTTCAAAAATGTAAAGATCGATTATTTCAGAAGAGACAGTACCTCAAATAAAGTAAATGCCGTAATCCAGCTTATTCCGCAAAAGGTGATGACTAACCGTGTGGAAGGTGAGGTGCCGTTTAATGGAGGTACAGTAGGGTTTACGATCGGAAATACCTATACCAATAACAATATCTTCAGAGGAGCAGAACGATTTGAACTTCAGGTAAAAGGTGGTTTACAATCAAGAATTGGCAACGGCGCTAAACCCTTTAGTGATATTTATCAGCGCGATTTTTCAATCAGTTCGAGTATTACGGTGCCCAGATTAATGATTCCTTTCTACAACCCGGTTTTGGGTGGTAATGGAATGCCACACACCACTTTTTCAAGCAGTTATATTTATGCTTTGCAGAAAGATGTATCAGTAAGAAGAATCTTTATCAATTCGATTACTTACGATTGGTTTGAAACCAAATCTAAGTTACACTCATTTACCCCATTGAATTTCGAATACCGTTTTGGCTATTTAGACCCTAACGTTGATGCCCAAACCGTATTGAACAACCTTTATTACTCCACCTTATTAGGTCGTAAGGATTTAACACTGGGGATGAAGTATACCTATACCTTGAATGCAAATAAGTTAAATGAATACCGGTCTTTTGTTTATTTAAGGGCTGGAATGGATATTGCGGGTAATATGTTGCAGGGCATATCTAGCTTAATCGGCAAAAAAGGTGATCCGGCAAACAATGATCCTGCAAGAATATTGGGCTTGCCATTTAACCAGTATATGCGCCCGGAGGTTGACCTGAGGTGGTACAAACACTTGGGTGGGGAGCGGCAGTTTGTTGCCCGTTTAAACGCAGGGGTAGCTTATGCCTACGGAAATTCGGTGTTAACAGGTATTCCGTTTGAAAAGCAGTTTTTTGCCGGTGGATCGAGCGGAATAAGGGCCTGGCAGGCGAGAACCATCGGGCCTGGCAACTACGATAGAGGCATTTTAAGGAGTGATACACTGAGAAAGGCATTTTTTGGGCTTGATCAGCTTGGAACCATGCGGATCGAGACCAATTTTGAATACCGTTTTACTGTGGCCAAAAAGTTTTTTGGTGCCACATTAAAAGGCGCAGCCTTTGTTGATATTGGTAACGTATGGAATCTACGTAAAGGAGAATCAATTCTCGTTGCAACTCCGGCACTTGATGAACAAACCGTATTTAAATTAAGTAAATTTGCGCAACAGCTGGCTGTTGGAACGGGTTTAGGACTTAGATACGATGTGCAATATTTTGTATTTAGGTTTGATGTGGGTTTAAAGCTTAAAGATCCCCAGTTCACAGGGTCGGATCAATGGGTTATTAGTAAGTTTTTATCCGGAGCGAGAGATTTTAAAGATAGTTATAATGCTACACATGGGCCTGATACCTATCGTTTTATACAATACAATTTTGGTATTGGCATGCCGTTTTAA
- a CDS encoding patatin-like phospholipase family protein, giving the protein MLILFVLCCNQLQAQKVGLVFSGGGAKGLSHIGTLKALEENHIPIDYITGTSMGGIVGAMYAAGYSPAQIEKIALSNDFQNWVNGRYTSDYTYYFQKNAPNASMLTAKVAIDTGFHFSFRSNLINDIPLNFAFLELFSQASAVSKDNFDNLFVPYRCMVADVLSQKSITVSKGSLAEAVRATMTVPIIYRPIKLDGKYVFDGGLYNNFPADVMERDFKPDYVIGANVSSKTYNEYPKNIDDRLMNRFLVYMFLSKSDSTMIGKNGVYIQPDLATYSVTNFAPVEELIKKGYDATMADMPRIKALISKRVSDEELAQRRKKFNAKKPDLKFSNIIVTGVNSQQKKYVERLFKSDKVTFNLQDIKRGYYKLVADQTFETVYPKISYQAATDSYTFEVVAQPKKSFKLDLGGNISTRPISNVFLGAQYNYLNRKSYTFGTSFYSGRFYESVQVNGRVDYPTKLPLFLAAELTYNHWNYYNTSQIFIENPRPIYIEQSDRKIDLMMGMPLNYNTKIVLHSTFINNSDHYSPNNTFGVGDVLDETVFNGFRGSLNLEKNSLNRKQYATNGQSFSLSFNYTTGRENYDPGNIFRNTPGFIKTPELSRLHHWGSIKLTQENYFLHLKKYTLGYIIEGVISNQPLFSNYYATLLTAPAFYPLQDSRSLFLDKFRATTYAAGGIKNIYNVKKNLDFRLEGYLFLPHKEFELNSFQDVDYAKAITKIRYAATAGLVYHSPLGPVSLSYNLYNDAIKRNGVLLHIGYLIYNKRSIE; this is encoded by the coding sequence TTGCTGATCCTCTTCGTTCTGTGCTGTAACCAATTGCAGGCGCAAAAGGTAGGTCTTGTATTTAGCGGAGGTGGTGCAAAAGGATTGTCGCACATTGGCACGTTAAAAGCTTTAGAAGAAAACCACATCCCTATTGATTACATTACAGGCACATCAATGGGCGGTATTGTCGGCGCCATGTATGCCGCAGGTTATAGCCCCGCACAGATAGAAAAAATTGCATTAAGCAACGACTTCCAGAATTGGGTAAATGGACGATACACCAGCGATTACACCTATTATTTCCAAAAAAATGCGCCAAACGCCTCCATGCTTACTGCAAAAGTGGCTATTGATACCGGTTTTCATTTTAGTTTCCGCTCTAACCTGATTAATGATATTCCATTAAATTTTGCTTTTCTTGAGCTTTTTTCGCAGGCTTCTGCCGTTTCTAAAGACAATTTCGACAATCTTTTTGTTCCCTATCGCTGTATGGTGGCCGATGTGCTTTCGCAAAAAAGCATAACAGTAAGCAAAGGAAGTTTAGCAGAAGCGGTAAGGGCAACCATGACCGTGCCTATTATCTACCGGCCTATTAAACTGGATGGAAAATATGTTTTTGACGGTGGACTCTATAATAATTTCCCTGCCGATGTAATGGAAAGAGATTTTAAGCCCGATTATGTAATTGGTGCCAATGTTTCTTCTAAAACTTATAATGAATACCCTAAAAACATCGACGATCGTTTAATGAACCGCTTTCTGGTATACATGTTTCTATCCAAATCAGACTCTACCATGATCGGTAAAAATGGTGTATACATTCAACCCGATTTAGCTACTTATAGCGTTACCAATTTTGCCCCTGTAGAAGAGCTGATTAAAAAAGGATATGATGCAACCATGGCCGATATGCCAAGAATTAAAGCGTTAATCAGCAAAAGAGTAAGCGATGAAGAACTGGCACAAAGAAGGAAAAAATTTAATGCAAAAAAACCAGATCTTAAGTTCAGCAATATCATCGTAACAGGTGTAAACAGCCAGCAGAAAAAATATGTAGAAAGGCTTTTTAAGAGTGATAAGGTAACTTTTAACCTGCAAGATATTAAACGTGGGTACTATAAGCTGGTTGCCGACCAGACTTTTGAAACGGTGTATCCTAAAATTTCTTATCAGGCTGCTACAGACAGTTATACTTTTGAGGTGGTTGCACAACCCAAAAAAAGCTTTAAACTCGATTTGGGCGGGAATATCTCCACCAGGCCAATCAGCAATGTTTTCCTCGGGGCACAATACAATTACCTCAACAGGAAATCGTACACCTTTGGAACCAGCTTTTATTCAGGCCGTTTTTACGAATCAGTTCAGGTAAACGGACGTGTAGATTATCCAACTAAGCTGCCCTTATTTCTCGCTGCCGAACTAACCTATAACCACTGGAATTATTATAATACCAGCCAGATTTTTATCGAAAATCCACGCCCTATCTACATCGAGCAATCCGACCGGAAAATTGATCTGATGATGGGCATGCCTTTAAATTACAATACGAAAATTGTCCTTCACTCTACCTTTATCAATAATAGTGATCATTACAGCCCCAACAATACCTTTGGTGTTGGAGATGTGTTGGATGAAACCGTTTTTAATGGATTTAGAGGTTCGTTAAACCTCGAAAAAAATTCGCTTAACAGAAAACAATATGCCACAAACGGACAGAGTTTTTCTTTAAGTTTTAATTATACCACTGGTCGCGAAAATTATGATCCCGGTAATATTTTCCGCAATACCCCGGGTTTTATCAAAACCCCGGAGCTTAGCCGTTTGCACCATTGGGGCAGCATTAAACTCACCCAGGAAAACTATTTTTTACACCTTAAAAAATATACTTTGGGTTATATTATTGAAGGCGTTATTTCGAACCAGCCCTTATTTAGCAACTACTACGCAACACTTTTAACCGCTCCGGCCTTCTACCCCCTGCAAGATAGCCGCTCGCTATTTCTGGATAAGTTTAGGGCAACCACCTACGCAGCCGGCGGAATAAAAAATATTTATAATGTTAAAAAAAATCTAGACTTTAGATTGGAAGGTTATTTATTTTTGCCTCACAAAGAGTTTGAGCTGAACAGTTTCCAGGATGTAGATTACGCAAAGGCGATTACAAAAATACGCTATGCGGCTACTGCAGGTTTAGTTTATCACTCGCCTTTAGGTCCGGTTAGTCTAAGTTATAATTTATATAATGATGCTATTAAAAGAAATGGTGTATTATTGCATATCGGTTATTTAATTTACAATAAACGTTCTATCGAATGA
- a CDS encoding 2'-5' RNA ligase family protein, protein MENLYLVCIVPPIAIVEDINEIRTYISDKFNVHESLKRPAHITLYPPVKLSGYDAEERFFKALTDASFNQPFTQVLQNFNSFPEHTFYLDVEQNEGLMLLEKQITKALQPLKLIGKKEKFNPHLTLAFRDIKPVFKQIIADFKDRKFKRAFQVSSFSVYKHTDKRWQPFKEFSFKNPDSKPKVLSLFG, encoded by the coding sequence ATGGAAAATCTTTATTTAGTATGTATCGTCCCTCCCATTGCTATTGTGGAAGACATCAACGAGATCAGAACCTACATTTCAGATAAATTTAACGTGCACGAATCATTAAAACGTCCGGCACACATCACCTTATACCCTCCGGTAAAACTTTCGGGATATGATGCAGAAGAGCGTTTTTTCAAAGCTTTAACAGATGCCTCCTTTAATCAACCCTTTACACAGGTGCTCCAAAATTTCAATTCATTTCCAGAACATACCTTTTATCTCGATGTTGAACAAAATGAAGGATTAATGCTGCTGGAAAAACAGATAACCAAAGCCCTGCAACCTTTGAAATTGATCGGGAAAAAAGAAAAATTCAATCCACATTTAACTTTAGCTTTTAGGGATATAAAACCCGTTTTCAAACAAATTATAGCTGATTTTAAAGACCGAAAATTTAAGCGAGCGTTTCAGGTTTCATCCTTTTCTGTTTACAAACACACGGATAAAAGATGGCAACCCTTCAAAGAATTCTCTTTTAAAAACCCCGATTCAAAACCCAAAGTTTTAAGCCTTTTTGGTTAA
- a CDS encoding alpha/beta fold hydrolase, which produces MHPILLRNNVNILGEGSQVIVFAHGFGCAQSSWKFITDAFLKDYKVILFDYVGSGDSDLSQYEQRKYATLEGYACDVIEIIEALDLKNIIFVGHSVSSMIGMIAALQMPEVFKKLVFIGPSPRYLNDHHYIGGFNTGDIETIFEHIASDYVAWSKQLAPVVMDSPSKPELSDFLQECFEATEPSVALAFAMATFKADYRDKLKNLEVPSLTLQCTNDAMVPLSVGEFIHDNTPDNFLVVMKATGHFPHISEPEETIREIKNFIEDVSSKSASDHLYAPENFTHH; this is translated from the coding sequence TTGCATCCTATACTGCTCAGAAATAATGTAAATATCCTTGGCGAAGGTAGCCAGGTTATTGTATTTGCACATGGCTTTGGCTGTGCGCAAAGTTCCTGGAAATTTATTACAGATGCTTTTCTGAAAGACTATAAAGTAATCTTATTTGATTATGTAGGATCGGGCGATTCAGACCTAAGCCAATACGAGCAACGGAAATATGCCACTCTTGAAGGATATGCCTGCGATGTAATTGAAATTATAGAAGCACTTGATCTGAAGAACATTATATTTGTTGGACACTCGGTTAGCAGTATGATTGGCATGATTGCCGCATTACAGATGCCGGAAGTATTTAAAAAACTTGTTTTTATTGGTCCTTCGCCAAGGTATTTAAACGATCATCACTATATCGGAGGATTTAATACAGGAGATATTGAAACCATTTTTGAACATATCGCCAGTGATTATGTAGCCTGGAGCAAACAATTGGCACCAGTGGTAATGGACAGCCCTTCTAAACCCGAACTGTCTGATTTTTTACAGGAATGTTTTGAGGCGACAGAGCCAAGTGTGGCCCTTGCCTTTGCAATGGCCACCTTTAAAGCCGATTACAGAGACAAATTAAAAAACCTCGAAGTACCAAGTCTTACCTTGCAATGTACTAACGATGCCATGGTTCCATTATCGGTTGGAGAATTTATTCATGATAATACGCCAGACAATTTTCTGGTTGTGATGAAAGCCACCGGTCACTTTCCGCACATTAGCGAACCAGAAGAAACAATAAGGGAAATAAAAAACTTTATAGAAGACGTGAGTTCAAAATCAGCATCAGATCATCTGTATGCGCCAGAAAATTTCACCCATCATTAG
- a CDS encoding insulinase family protein, producing the protein MNKFKTIALSAIAILLVYTAKAQTLKEPVGYKLKNGMNIIISENDRSPKAYSSFTLDAKSFNTKKDGVVELLNAVLNENVSKNANISFKDNSGKLATASTNLEKDLTEMASLIRNATIDQKIFDTAKAKLIASIRLQDYDYDQTVNENSINALSLDDVKNFYSQISPEKTFLTIAGDVELNTAKASAKKAFGNWNRTQEHAPTVAR; encoded by the coding sequence ATGAACAAATTTAAAACAATTGCATTATCAGCCATTGCCATCCTATTGGTTTACACCGCTAAAGCACAAACCTTGAAGGAGCCGGTTGGCTACAAACTTAAAAATGGTATGAACATTATCATTTCTGAAAACGACAGGTCACCGAAGGCTTATTCCAGCTTTACCTTGGATGCTAAATCATTTAATACTAAAAAAGATGGTGTAGTTGAGCTTTTAAATGCTGTATTAAATGAAAATGTGAGCAAAAACGCGAACATCAGCTTTAAAGATAACAGTGGTAAATTAGCTACAGCCAGCACCAATCTCGAAAAAGATTTAACTGAAATGGCTTCTTTGATCCGGAACGCCACAATCGATCAAAAAATTTTTGATACCGCAAAAGCTAAATTAATCGCCAGCATAAGACTACAGGATTACGATTATGACCAAACGGTGAATGAAAATTCGATTAATGCATTAAGCCTGGATGATGTTAAAAACTTTTACAGCCAGATTTCTCCGGAAAAAACGTTTTTAACCATTGCAGGTGATGTTGAATTAAATACAGCCAAAGCTTCAGCAAAAAAAGCTTTTGGCAACTGGAACCGAACACAAGAACATGCACCAACTGTGGCAAGGTAA
- a CDS encoding TspO/MBR family protein, protein MKFKPLAFIINIAITLGVGALGGWATAQSVKTWYPTLNKPSFNPPNWLFAPVWTTLYILIGIAAYLVWIKRDKIVHFPRTVAIYLIQLILNLGWSFIFFYLHEIGFALAEIILLLIIIIINAAMFYEINKWAGVIFVPYIFWVTFASFLTYNIFMLN, encoded by the coding sequence ATGAAATTTAAACCACTAGCTTTTATTATTAATATAGCCATTACACTGGGTGTTGGTGCTTTAGGAGGATGGGCTACCGCTCAATCAGTTAAAACCTGGTATCCGACATTAAATAAACCATCCTTTAATCCACCAAACTGGCTTTTTGCACCTGTTTGGACAACACTTTATATACTTATTGGTATTGCAGCCTACCTGGTATGGATAAAGCGTGATAAAATCGTCCATTTCCCCAGAACAGTTGCCATTTACCTTATCCAGTTAATTTTAAATTTAGGCTGGTCATTTATTTTCTTTTATCTGCACGAGATCGGTTTTGCCCTGGCTGAAATTATTTTACTGTTAATTATCATTATCATCAATGCAGCTATGTTCTATGAAATAAACAAATGGGCGGGTGTAATATTCGTCCCCTACATTTTTTGGGTAACTTTTGCATCATTTTTAACGTACAATATTTTCATGTTGAACTAA
- a CDS encoding M28 family metallopeptidase, with the protein MKKIYPLLLFFTISLSIQAQIVVNRNQDIDKMVRNVNQDSLKSYISKMVSFGTRNTLSDIKSKTKGIAAARNWVVNKFNQFAKQSDGRLTAYLDTITFKPDGKRVDQPTLLGNAVAILKGTDANDKRVYVVSGHLDSRVTDVMNRNSDAPGANDDGSGIAGVIEAARIMSQYKFPATIIFVAVSGEEQSLLGSGFMAAKAKKENWNVDAMLNNDMIGSNNSSETQIIDNTRLRVFSEGLPGFELDKNAKSIRQFGLENDGKSRQLARYVKETGERYVDQLEVKLIYRNDRFLRGGDHTPFVENGFTAVRITEMNENFDHQHQDLRTEKGIRYGDLQEFMDFEYLRKNTGVNIAVLANLAKAPSSPTEVKVDVKNLSNSTFLYWKAPLNGTVKGYYVLMRETSSALWEKKFFTSATGLRLPYSKDNYLFAVQSIGNDDTESLPVVPGIGR; encoded by the coding sequence ATGAAAAAAATCTACCCACTCCTACTTTTTTTTACCATAAGTTTATCTATTCAGGCTCAGATTGTAGTTAACCGAAATCAGGATATTGATAAAATGGTTAGGAATGTAAACCAGGATTCGCTAAAATCATATATCAGTAAAATGGTCTCTTTCGGAACCAGAAATACGCTTAGCGATATTAAAAGCAAAACAAAAGGAATTGCCGCCGCCAGAAATTGGGTGGTAAATAAGTTTAATCAATTTGCAAAGCAAAGTGATGGCAGGCTTACCGCATATCTGGATACCATTACATTTAAACCTGACGGCAAAAGAGTAGACCAGCCTACACTTTTAGGCAATGCCGTAGCCATACTAAAAGGCACTGATGCAAACGACAAACGTGTGTATGTGGTGAGCGGGCACCTCGATAGCCGTGTTACCGATGTCATGAACAGAAACAGTGATGCACCTGGCGCCAACGATGATGGTAGTGGTATTGCAGGCGTAATTGAGGCTGCAAGGATTATGAGTCAATATAAATTTCCTGCAACCATCATTTTTGTAGCCGTAAGTGGTGAAGAACAATCTTTACTGGGTTCTGGGTTTATGGCCGCAAAAGCAAAAAAAGAAAACTGGAATGTAGATGCCATGTTAAACAATGATATGATTGGCAGCAACAACAGTAGCGAAACACAAATCATAGACAATACCAGGCTCCGTGTATTTAGCGAGGGTTTACCAGGTTTCGAGCTGGATAAAAATGCAAAATCTATCCGCCAGTTTGGTTTAGAGAACGATGGTAAAAGCCGTCAGTTAGCACGATATGTTAAAGAAACAGGCGAGCGTTATGTAGATCAGTTGGAAGTTAAATTAATTTACAGAAATGACAGGTTTCTGCGCGGCGGAGATCATACTCCGTTTGTAGAAAATGGATTTACAGCGGTACGCATCACCGAAATGAACGAAAATTTCGATCATCAGCACCAGGACCTTAGAACAGAGAAAGGCATTAGGTATGGCGACCTTCAGGAATTTATGGATTTCGAATATTTACGTAAAAATACAGGCGTAAATATTGCAGTTTTGGCCAATCTGGCTAAAGCACCTTCCAGCCCAACTGAAGTAAAGGTTGATGTTAAAAATCTGAGCAACTCTACTTTTTTATACTGGAAAGCACCCCTTAATGGCACAGTAAAGGGTTATTATGTTTTAATGCGCGAAACCAGTAGTGCCCTTTGGGAAAAGAAATTTTTCACTTCAGCTACTGGATTAAGATTGCCTTACAGTAAAGACAATTACTTATTTGCAGTTCAAAGTATCGGAAATGACGACACTGAAAGCCTGCCGGTAGTACCGGGCATTGGCAGGTAA